GCCTTTTAAAACTTAGAGATGCTGAAATCCTCCTGGTTTTAAAGGCTCCAGATTGGAGTTTTCTTCTAAAAATAGACCTTCTCCCTGTTCCACATATCCTATCTGAAAGCAATTTTCAAACTGGTTTAGATTTTCAGGTTTGGTTGTAAACAGAAGTTGATAATCCTCTCCACCATACAAAATATAGTCGTAAGGGTTTTTATTGTATTTATGGCAAAATCTTTCAAGGTCTGGATGAACTGGTAGTTTATCTTTTTCTATAATAACTTTTACACCACTTGCCTTTTGGAGATGCCCAAGGTCAGCAACAAATCCATCGCTTATATCTATGCAGCTGCTTGTATATCTCATTATTTTTTCTGACAGTTCCACAGGAACCACAGGTTTTGTATGGGTTTTAATTAATCTTTCTTCAAAGTCCTCATAAAAATTTTTATCCATCAATAAAAGCTCAAGACCTGCCCGGGATAAACCTGTATATCCTGAAACAAGAAGAATATCCCCTTCCTGTGCTCCTTTTCTTAAAACAGGTCTATCTGTCTGCCCAACAATAAATAAATCCAATATTATTTCCTCAGATGCAGAAGTATTTCCACCTATAACGCTGCACTTGTAGTAATTACAAGCTTCCTGAATACCTTTATAAAGTCTTTCAACGTATTCAACAGAGGTTTCAGGGGGAAAAGCCACAGATATAAACCCCCATTTTGCCTTTCCACCACAAGAAATAATATCGCTTACATTC
This genomic window from Persephonella sp. IF05-L8 contains:
- the thiL gene encoding thiamine-phosphate kinase; protein product: MNLRDLGEFGLIERITKLLKVDDPQVIVSFGDDCSVIKTDKNFLLFSSDIQIENHHFIKDKISPENLGWKLVSVNVSDIISCGGKAKWGFISVAFPPETSVEYVERLYKGIQEACNYYKCSVIGGNTSASEEIILDLFIVGQTDRPVLRKGAQEGDILLVSGYTGLSRAGLELLLMDKNFYEDFEERLIKTHTKPVVPVELSEKIMRYTSSCIDISDGFVADLGHLQKASGVKVIIEKDKLPVHPDLERFCHKYNKNPYDYILYGGEDYQLLFTTKPENLNQFENCFQIGYVEQGEGLFLEENSNLEPLKPGGFQHL